In Paraflavitalea devenefica, the following are encoded in one genomic region:
- the gndA gene encoding NADP-dependent phosphogluconate dehydrogenase produces MAAQQFDFGMIGLGVMGRNLLLNMADHGFKVIGFDKDNQKTTAFEAAATPGTTVKGVVTLEEMVSQLSSPRRIMMLVPAGKPVDDVIESLLPLVQKGDIIIDGGNSHYTDTLRRVTYCQGKGIHFMGVGVSGGEQGARTGPSIMPGGDQEAYPHVQPMLEAISAKVNGEPCVAHLGKGAAGHYVKMVHNGIEYAIMQLISECYDLLHRGAGLSNDELHKVFDTWNKGDLQSFLVEITADIFLQPDDKTSQRLIDVILDKAGAKGTGKWTSQDAMEIGVPIPTIDMSVTMRNISSIKEERVKAAALYKTQAGKISTPKEAFIQQVHDALFFGVLISYAQGLALLHKASTELDMQIPMPKVVSVWRGGCIIRSSLLDLFTKIYTQNPQLENLLLDEQIAKLLQGKEQNLRTVAATAIQNNYAAANLLTALSYFDAYRSSQLPINLVQAQRDYFGAHTYQRIDQPGTFHTIWNK; encoded by the coding sequence ATGGCGGCACAACAGTTCGACTTCGGCATGATCGGCCTGGGAGTAATGGGCAGGAACCTGTTACTGAATATGGCGGATCACGGATTCAAGGTCATCGGATTTGATAAAGACAACCAGAAAACAACTGCTTTTGAGGCGGCAGCCACTCCGGGCACCACGGTAAAAGGTGTGGTAACACTGGAAGAAATGGTTAGCCAGTTATCTTCCCCACGACGCATTATGATGCTGGTACCTGCCGGCAAACCCGTAGATGATGTTATTGAAAGCCTGCTGCCCCTGGTACAGAAAGGCGATATTATTATTGATGGCGGTAACTCACACTATACAGATACTTTACGCCGCGTTACTTATTGCCAGGGAAAAGGCATCCATTTTATGGGTGTGGGTGTTTCCGGTGGTGAACAGGGCGCCCGCACAGGCCCCAGCATTATGCCCGGAGGCGACCAGGAAGCGTATCCGCATGTACAACCCATGCTGGAAGCCATATCGGCCAAAGTGAATGGCGAGCCCTGCGTGGCCCATTTGGGCAAAGGCGCTGCCGGCCATTATGTGAAGATGGTGCACAATGGTATTGAATATGCCATTATGCAACTGATCAGTGAGTGCTATGACCTGCTTCACCGTGGCGCGGGCCTGAGCAATGATGAGCTGCACAAGGTATTTGATACCTGGAATAAAGGCGACCTGCAATCATTCCTCGTAGAGATCACGGCTGATATTTTCCTGCAACCCGACGATAAAACCTCCCAACGACTGATTGATGTAATTCTTGATAAAGCAGGCGCCAAAGGGACCGGTAAATGGACTTCCCAGGATGCCATGGAAATTGGCGTACCTATTCCAACCATCGACATGTCGGTTACGATGCGCAACATTTCTTCTATTAAAGAAGAAAGGGTAAAAGCAGCAGCCCTGTATAAAACACAGGCCGGCAAGATCAGTACCCCCAAAGAAGCCTTTATTCAGCAGGTACATGATGCCTTATTCTTTGGTGTATTAATCAGTTATGCACAGGGACTTGCCCTGTTGCACAAAGCCTCCACCGAACTGGATATGCAGATCCCCATGCCGAAAGTGGTAAGTGTATGGCGCGGCGGATGTATTATCCGTTCCTCCCTGCTCGACTTGTTTACAAAGATCTATACACAAAACCCACAGCTCGAAAATTTGTTATTAGATGAGCAGATCGCCAAACTGCTGCAGGGAAAAGAACAAAACCTGCGCACAGTAGCGGCCACTGCCATACAAAACAATTATGCAGCCGCCAACCTGTTAACGGCATTGAGCTATTTTGATGCTTACCGCAGCAGCCAGTTGCCCATTAACCTTGTTCAGGCGCAACGTGATTATTTCGGCGCGCACACTTATCAACGCATTGACCAGCCAGGAACATTTCACACAATCTGGAATAAATAG
- a CDS encoding c-type cytochrome codes for MLFNKKMTVLFMLVALVLAGIAASKPPKSTHKNLKVLPKNISHDDLDKIMDEWKAALGVRCNFCHAPRKDDPRKMDFASDDKPEKEIARDMVRMTTKLNKKYFHYKQSDSSSVAPVSCMTCHHGKEHPENGAPAKK; via the coding sequence ATGCTGTTTAACAAGAAGATGACTGTACTGTTTATGTTAGTGGCGCTCGTATTGGCAGGTATTGCTGCCAGCAAACCGCCCAAATCAACCCACAAGAACCTGAAGGTGTTGCCCAAAAACATCAGTCATGATGACCTGGACAAGATCATGGATGAATGGAAAGCGGCCTTGGGTGTACGCTGCAATTTTTGTCACGCCCCCCGCAAAGACGATCCCAGGAAAATGGATTTCGCCAGTGATGATAAGCCGGAAAAAGAGATAGCCCGGGATATGGTGCGGATGACAACCAAACTGAACAAAAAATATTTTCACTATAAACAAAGTGACAGCAGTTCTGTTGCACCTGTATCCTGTATGACCTGCCACCATGGCAAGGAGCATCCTGAAAATGGTGCGCCCGCCAAAAAATAA
- a CDS encoding RNA recognition motif domain-containing protein, which produces MNIYVSNLSFNVTDEDLQDFFADYGEVSSAKVITDKFTNKSRGFGFVEMPDDEAARKAIAELDGGIVEGRAIKVTEARPREERSGGNDRRSFSRSNNRY; this is translated from the coding sequence ATGAACATTTATGTTTCAAATTTAAGTTTCAACGTTACCGATGAAGACCTGCAGGATTTTTTTGCTGATTACGGCGAAGTATCTTCTGCGAAAGTAATTACCGACAAATTCACCAACAAAAGCCGTGGATTTGGTTTTGTAGAAATGCCTGATGATGAAGCTGCCCGCAAGGCAATTGCTGAGCTGGATGGTGGTATTGTAGAAGGCCGTGCTATCAAAGTAACTGAAGCTCGTCCCCGTGAAGAGCGCAGTGGTGGAAATGACCGTCGTTCTTTCTCCCGTAGCAACAACCGTTACTAA
- a CDS encoding YccF domain-containing protein: MNLIGNLIWLILGGLCAALGYVIGGFVLCITVVGIPWGLQCFKLAGVVLWPFGKQIVPKPGGTGCLSLFCNIIWLLCGGLYTAFIHLVFALLLFITIIGIPFARQHLKLMELSFMPFSRNVIG, encoded by the coding sequence ATGAATCTGATAGGCAATCTCATCTGGCTTATTTTGGGCGGTCTTTGTGCTGCCCTCGGTTACGTTATTGGTGGTTTTGTGCTTTGCATCACTGTTGTGGGTATCCCCTGGGGGCTGCAATGCTTTAAACTGGCCGGCGTAGTACTATGGCCATTTGGTAAACAGATCGTCCCCAAGCCGGGCGGTACCGGCTGCCTTTCCCTCTTCTGTAACATCATCTGGCTGCTTTGCGGAGGCTTGTATACCGCCTTCATTCACCTGGTGTTTGCGCTCCTGCTTTTTATCACCATCATCGGCATTCCCTTTGCCCGTCAGCACCTTAAACTAATGGAGCTTTCTTTCATGCCTTTCAGCCGGAATGTGATCGGGTGA
- a CDS encoding M23 family metallopeptidase — MQRPRLFWSFFIFIGMLAVVFTGCQNSPTPAGNTPSDSLSKAAVTPPPVSQRKFGLPVDSFTVIEKTIERNEFLANILELYQVNEPTIALLAVKSKGVFDIRNIRAGNQYTVFCTKDTLQKALYFVYQPNAIDYVVYDLRDSISIYTGKRAVTTRTLTASGKIEGSLYETFKKAGADPGLAMKLADIYAWSIDFYSIHEGDWFKVVYEQQYIKDEPVELGTIRSAVFSHDNEPFYAFYFQSDSTQPGEYYDEQGKTLRRFFLKAPLKFSHITSRFTMRRFHPVQKRWKAHLGTDYAAHTGTPIIATGNGVVIESQFSRFNGNYVKIRHNNTYTTQYLHMSRRAVKRGQHVRQGQVIGYVGSTGLATGPHVCYRFWKNNKQVDPLRQKFPSAEPISQSALPVFDQYKQAQRQQLETIKIEEIR; from the coding sequence ATGCAAAGACCTCGTCTTTTTTGGAGTTTTTTTATTTTTATAGGTATGCTGGCCGTGGTATTCACAGGTTGCCAGAATTCCCCAACACCCGCTGGCAACACGCCGTCAGATTCTCTGTCCAAAGCGGCCGTCACACCTCCTCCCGTTTCCCAACGAAAGTTTGGCTTACCAGTTGATTCCTTTACCGTTATAGAAAAAACCATTGAGCGCAATGAGTTCCTGGCCAATATACTGGAACTGTACCAGGTAAATGAGCCCACCATCGCCCTGCTGGCGGTGAAATCAAAAGGGGTTTTTGATATCCGCAATATAAGGGCGGGCAATCAATACACGGTGTTTTGTACCAAAGACACGCTCCAAAAGGCGCTTTATTTTGTATACCAACCCAATGCTATTGACTATGTGGTGTATGACCTGCGGGATTCCATCAGCATTTATACCGGCAAAAGGGCCGTTACTACCCGCACACTCACCGCATCAGGCAAGATTGAAGGCTCTTTGTATGAAACCTTCAAAAAGGCCGGCGCCGATCCCGGCCTCGCCATGAAGCTGGCCGATATTTACGCCTGGTCTATAGATTTCTATTCTATTCATGAAGGCGATTGGTTCAAAGTAGTCTATGAGCAACAATACATCAAAGATGAACCAGTAGAGCTGGGAACTATTCGTTCGGCCGTTTTCTCCCACGACAACGAACCTTTTTATGCTTTTTACTTTCAGTCAGATAGTACACAGCCCGGCGAATATTATGATGAGCAGGGTAAGACCCTCCGCCGCTTCTTCCTGAAGGCGCCGCTGAAATTCAGTCATATTACGTCCCGCTTTACCATGCGCCGCTTTCATCCGGTACAAAAGCGCTGGAAGGCACACCTGGGCACTGATTATGCCGCCCATACCGGTACCCCCATCATTGCTACCGGCAATGGCGTAGTTATCGAATCACAGTTCTCCCGCTTCAATGGCAATTATGTGAAGATCCGGCACAACAATACCTATACCACCCAATACCTGCACATGAGCAGGAGGGCCGTCAAAAGGGGACAGCATGTGCGGCAGGGGCAGGTGATCGGTTATGTAGGCAGTACAGGCCTGGCCACTGGTCCCCATGTATGTTACCGCTTCTGGAAGAACAACAAACAGGTAGATCCCCTGCGGCAGAAATTCCCTTCTGCCGAACCCATCTCCCAGTCGGCCTTGCCTGTATTCGATCAATACAAACAGGCCCAGCGCCAGCAACTGGAAACCATTAAAATAGAGGAGATCCGGTAA
- a CDS encoding S9 family peptidase, whose protein sequence is MMKIAFTVILMLFILLTHARQGKEPVKVTDLLKIKSLGGVTLTRDGSKAAFSITSIEPDGDSKTDYKYTNQLWITPTDGSAVPRQLTTKENASQAAWSPDGKQLAFVRAADGKSQLFILSLDGGEAVQLTKFKYGASSPAWSPDGKQLLFAASVPFKDLLNDTALNPGKQAPKWPAEKPGFDKNEQLQASAAKADPDGSLEEVRAYLDNNAADRKARVFNKLNFLDETNISSDMSFTHYYVVNAVPGATPVPITKGFYRFNNASFTPDGKQVLLAGDVDSLQHPDRSLESQLFMVNTNGTNFRMLLGEEGKVYSGPRISPSGKWLAFQYGSTSFVSVATLAIMPVNGTAKDVIDIPFDRSKGALTWSTDEKYVYFTAPSNGGSPLYRADVKTKKVEQLTDYNSGISSFDIENNKLVFVKTEAANPFALYLADATAQQAKKIGHFNDWVNTKKLSFPEKKTFTNSKGMVVEYWMMKPANYEPGKKYPVVLEIHGGPSAMWGPGESSMWHEFQYFCSKGYGVVYCNPRGSGGYGLDFLRGNINDWGAGPASDVLTSLDKAVAEGWADTSKLVVTGGSYAGYLVAWIISHDKRFKAACSQRGVYDLATFFGEGNAWRLVPNYFGGYPWQPETKAILERESPINYVQNITTPYIIFHGDNDRRTGFVQSEMLYHSLKALGRPVEYVRHPNATHEITRSGDNRQRIDQLLRTWEYFERWIK, encoded by the coding sequence ATGATGAAAATAGCCTTTACCGTTATCCTTATGCTGTTCATCCTGCTTACCCATGCCCGGCAAGGTAAAGAACCCGTGAAGGTGACTGATTTGTTAAAAATCAAGTCACTGGGTGGCGTTACCCTTACCCGCGATGGCAGCAAAGCCGCTTTTAGTATTACCAGCATTGAACCCGACGGCGATAGCAAAACGGATTATAAATACACGAATCAGCTCTGGATAACGCCTACCGATGGCTCTGCTGTCCCCAGGCAACTGACCACCAAAGAAAATGCCTCCCAGGCCGCCTGGAGCCCGGACGGCAAACAACTGGCTTTCGTACGCGCCGCCGATGGTAAGTCCCAACTATTTATCCTGTCACTGGATGGCGGCGAAGCGGTTCAACTGACGAAATTCAAGTATGGCGCCTCCTCACCTGCCTGGAGCCCCGATGGAAAGCAACTCTTATTTGCTGCCAGTGTGCCTTTTAAAGACCTGTTGAATGATACAGCACTGAATCCCGGTAAACAGGCGCCCAAATGGCCGGCCGAGAAGCCCGGCTTTGATAAGAATGAGCAATTACAGGCTTCTGCTGCCAAAGCTGATCCTGATGGCTCTCTCGAAGAAGTAAGGGCTTATCTCGACAACAATGCTGCCGACCGTAAAGCAAGGGTTTTCAATAAACTCAATTTCCTTGACGAGACAAATATCTCATCCGACATGAGCTTTACCCATTATTATGTGGTGAACGCTGTTCCCGGCGCTACGCCCGTACCCATTACGAAAGGGTTTTACCGCTTTAACAACGCATCCTTTACGCCTGACGGCAAACAGGTTCTACTGGCCGGTGATGTTGACTCCCTGCAACACCCCGACCGCTCACTGGAAAGCCAGCTCTTTATGGTGAACACCAACGGGACCAATTTCCGTATGCTGTTGGGTGAAGAAGGCAAGGTCTACTCCGGTCCCCGCATTTCTCCTTCCGGTAAATGGCTGGCCTTCCAATATGGCAGTACTTCTTTTGTAAGTGTGGCCACACTGGCCATCATGCCGGTGAATGGCACTGCCAAAGACGTTATTGATATTCCTTTTGACCGCAGCAAAGGAGCCCTCACCTGGAGCACTGATGAGAAATACGTGTATTTCACCGCACCCAGCAATGGAGGCTCGCCTCTGTACCGGGCCGATGTTAAAACCAAAAAGGTGGAGCAGTTGACAGATTACAACAGCGGCATCAGCAGCTTTGATATAGAGAACAATAAGCTGGTATTTGTAAAAACAGAGGCAGCCAATCCTTTTGCATTATACCTCGCAGATGCCACTGCCCAACAGGCTAAAAAGATCGGCCATTTTAATGACTGGGTGAACACCAAAAAGCTCTCTTTCCCCGAAAAGAAAACCTTTACAAACAGCAAGGGCATGGTAGTAGAGTACTGGATGATGAAGCCTGCGAATTATGAGCCCGGCAAAAAATACCCGGTGGTATTGGAGATCCATGGCGGTCCTTCTGCCATGTGGGGCCCGGGCGAATCCAGCATGTGGCATGAGTTTCAATACTTCTGTAGCAAGGGATATGGTGTGGTATACTGTAATCCGCGCGGCAGTGGTGGTTACGGCCTCGACTTCCTGCGCGGCAATATTAATGACTGGGGAGCAGGCCCTGCGAGTGACGTGCTTACTTCCCTGGACAAGGCAGTGGCGGAAGGATGGGCCGATACCTCGAAACTCGTTGTCACCGGCGGATCGTATGCGGGCTACCTCGTAGCCTGGATCATCTCCCATGATAAGCGCTTTAAAGCCGCCTGCTCACAACGCGGCGTGTATGACCTGGCTACTTTCTTTGGCGAAGGAAATGCCTGGCGGCTGGTGCCCAATTATTTTGGCGGATACCCCTGGCAGCCTGAAACCAAGGCCATCCTGGAAAGAGAATCACCGATCAATTATGTCCAAAACATTACTACCCCTTATATTATTTTCCATGGCGATAATGACCGGCGCACGGGCTTTGTACAAAGCGAAATGCTGTACCATAGCCTGAAAGCCCTGGGCAGACCGGTGGAATATGTGCGCCATCCCAATGCCACACATGAGATTACCCGCAGTGGCGATAACCGGCAGCGCATAGACCAGTTGCTGCGCACCTGGGAGTATTTTGAGCGGTGGATTAAATAG
- a CDS encoding 2-oxoacid:ferredoxin oxidoreductase subunit beta, whose product MSEPVTAPVLTAKDFATDQEVRWCPGCGDYSILAQVQKIMPGLGIPKENIVIISGIGCSSRFPYYMNTYGMHSIHGRATAVASGLKAARPELSVWIVTGDGDGLSIGGNHTIHLLRRNFDVNIMLFNNQIYGLTKGQYSPTSEEQKITKSTPYGSIDHPFNPLALAMGADATFIARTMDRDPKHLQEALIRSHQHKGASFLEIYQNCNIFNDGAFEAFTEKATKPDNTLFLEQGKPLIFGAQKNKGIKLDGFRPVVVELGEGASADDLWVHDDRDFYKAQILIRMFDDPRVEGHLPRPFGVFYETDRPCYEDVMDLQIQEVIQSKGKGDLDKLLRGHETWTIA is encoded by the coding sequence ATGAGTGAACCAGTAACAGCTCCGGTATTAACAGCTAAGGATTTTGCCACCGACCAGGAAGTTCGTTGGTGTCCCGGCTGTGGTGATTATTCCATCCTGGCACAGGTGCAGAAGATCATGCCGGGACTGGGCATTCCCAAAGAGAACATTGTGATTATATCCGGCATCGGCTGCAGCAGCCGGTTCCCTTATTACATGAACACGTATGGGATGCACTCTATCCATGGACGGGCTACAGCGGTTGCCAGCGGACTCAAAGCTGCCCGCCCGGAACTGAGCGTATGGATCGTTACCGGTGATGGCGACGGGCTCAGCATTGGCGGCAATCATACCATCCACCTGCTGCGCCGCAACTTCGATGTCAATATCATGCTGTTCAATAACCAGATCTATGGCCTTACCAAAGGGCAATATTCTCCTACTTCAGAAGAACAGAAAATAACCAAGTCAACTCCTTATGGCAGTATAGACCATCCGTTCAACCCCCTCGCATTGGCCATGGGGGCAGATGCTACTTTTATTGCACGTACCATGGACCGCGATCCCAAACACCTGCAGGAAGCACTCATCCGCAGCCATCAACACAAAGGGGCTTCCTTCCTGGAGATCTACCAGAACTGCAATATTTTCAATGATGGTGCTTTTGAAGCCTTTACAGAGAAAGCTACCAAGCCCGATAACACCCTGTTCCTGGAGCAGGGTAAGCCGCTCATTTTTGGTGCACAGAAGAATAAGGGCATCAAACTGGATGGTTTCAGGCCGGTAGTGGTGGAACTGGGTGAAGGTGCCAGTGCTGATGACCTGTGGGTCCATGATGACCGGGATTTTTATAAAGCCCAGATCCTCATTCGCATGTTTGATGATCCCCGGGTGGAAGGCCACCTGCCCCGCCCGTTTGGCGTTTTTTATGAAACTGACCGCCCTTGCTATGAAGACGTAATGGACCTGCAAATACAGGAAGTGATCCAATCAAAAGGCAAGGGAGACCTTGACAAACTCTTACGCGGTCATGAGACCTGGACAATAGCCTGA
- a CDS encoding cupin-like domain-containing protein: MRLQPVERVENISGEEFQQHYYKPMKPVVINNLAKNWPAYSRWNWNYFKDKVGDKRVGLYNNVKSDAYTPINTADDYKTFGEYIDMISQGPAGWRIFLFNIFDHAPDLTQDFTWPEHLMKGFVKKYPMLFTGGATSITHMHFDIDMSHILHTQFAGRKKVLLFPFEEQYKLYRKPFEVLSLADFSHYYENGNPDYHQFPALKLAEGYEVILDHGDTLFMPAGYWHHMEYLDSGFAMSLRALQSSFSGKLQGAWNLFGMRSIDTLMKKTAPKWWYGYKKEKIFKAAGKELTLHEVADQVAR, translated from the coding sequence ATGCGTTTACAACCTGTTGAGCGAGTAGAAAATATAAGCGGAGAGGAGTTTCAGCAGCATTATTACAAACCCATGAAGCCGGTGGTGATCAATAACCTGGCAAAGAACTGGCCGGCTTATTCCAGATGGAACTGGAATTACTTTAAAGATAAGGTGGGCGATAAACGCGTGGGCCTGTACAATAACGTAAAAAGCGATGCCTATACGCCTATCAATACGGCGGATGACTATAAAACCTTTGGCGAGTATATTGACATGATCAGCCAGGGGCCGGCCGGCTGGCGCATTTTCCTGTTCAATATTTTTGACCATGCGCCAGACCTTACCCAGGATTTTACCTGGCCCGAGCACCTGATGAAAGGCTTTGTAAAGAAGTATCCCATGCTGTTTACGGGAGGGGCTACGAGCATTACCCACATGCACTTCGACATCGATATGTCGCATATTTTACACACCCAGTTTGCAGGACGGAAGAAAGTGCTGTTATTTCCTTTTGAAGAACAGTACAAGTTATACCGCAAGCCTTTTGAAGTGTTGAGCCTGGCCGACTTTTCACATTATTACGAAAATGGCAATCCGGATTACCACCAATTCCCGGCCTTAAAGCTGGCCGAGGGCTATGAGGTGATACTGGATCATGGTGATACTTTGTTTATGCCCGCCGGTTACTGGCATCACATGGAGTACCTGGACAGTGGCTTTGCCATGAGTTTAAGGGCATTACAGTCTTCTTTTAGCGGCAAGTTACAGGGAGCCTGGAACCTGTTTGGTATGCGCAGCATTGATACCCTTATGAAGAAAACGGCGCCCAAATGGTGGTATGGTTATAAGAAGGAAAAGATATTCAAAGCAGCAGGGAAAGAACTGACCCTGCATGAAGTGGCCGACCAGGTTGCCCGATAA
- a CDS encoding L-threonylcarbamoyladenylate synthase: protein MLLHLHPDNPQPRNIQTIVSALSKGGIIIYPTDTIYGLGCDIYQQKAIERICRIKQVNPQKAQLSFICYDLSDLSQYTKSISTPLYRMLKSYLPGPYTFILPASKEVPKILKSKKDTIGIRVPDNNIARAIVKELGHPILSTTLPGDMVEEYTDPELMYANFEKQVDIVVDGGIGGMVPSTVIDCTGEEPVIIRQGAGEWVAG from the coding sequence ATGCTGCTACACCTTCACCCTGATAATCCACAGCCCCGTAACATTCAAACCATTGTATCCGCTTTGTCCAAAGGTGGGATTATTATCTATCCCACTGATACTATTTATGGTCTGGGCTGTGATATTTACCAGCAGAAGGCCATCGAGCGTATCTGCCGCATCAAGCAGGTAAATCCTCAAAAAGCACAACTGTCGTTTATTTGCTATGACCTTAGTGACCTCAGCCAATACACCAAAAGCATTTCCACACCCCTCTACCGGATGCTGAAAAGTTACCTGCCGGGACCTTATACCTTCATCCTGCCTGCCAGTAAAGAAGTGCCTAAGATCCTGAAAAGCAAAAAGGACACCATCGGTATCCGGGTGCCTGATAACAACATTGCCCGGGCTATTGTGAAGGAATTGGGGCATCCGATCTTAAGTACCACCCTGCCCGGTGACATGGTGGAAGAATATACCGACCCGGAATTGATGTATGCCAACTTTGAAAAACAAGTGGATATAGTAGTGGATGGCGGTATTGGCGGTATGGTGCCTTCCACCGTCATTGACTGTACCGGTGAGGAGCCTGTTATCATCAGACAGGGCGCCGGTGAATGGGTGGCCGGATAA
- a CDS encoding GNAT family N-acetyltransferase yields MNASLSEYQRYFPASFELETPRVRLRLLQPEDYDILLPLAQSKDIWKYFTKELSDPQEMRAWIAELLKEREDGKRMPFVIIDKDTSEICGSTSYLNISFYDKRLEIGSSWLGQSFIGMGVNKQAKFALLSYAFGVMKMERVEIKTDNLNERAKAALLKVGMIPEGVLRSHMQMHSNRRRDTIYFSIIKNEWEERRASFFPEMI; encoded by the coding sequence ATGAACGCTTCATTAAGTGAATACCAACGTTATTTCCCTGCTTCTTTTGAACTTGAAACACCCCGTGTGCGGCTCCGCCTGCTGCAGCCTGAGGATTATGATATCCTGCTGCCATTGGCACAATCCAAAGACATCTGGAAATACTTTACCAAAGAGCTGAGTGATCCGCAGGAAATGCGCGCCTGGATAGCAGAACTGCTGAAAGAGCGGGAAGATGGAAAGCGTATGCCTTTCGTCATCATTGATAAGGATACAAGCGAAATATGCGGCAGTACCAGTTACCTCAATATTTCCTTCTACGATAAACGTCTTGAAATAGGCTCCAGTTGGCTGGGTCAATCCTTCATTGGTATGGGGGTGAACAAACAGGCCAAGTTTGCTTTGCTGAGCTATGCATTTGGCGTTATGAAAATGGAGCGCGTTGAGATCAAGACCGATAACCTCAATGAACGCGCCAAAGCGGCCCTGCTGAAAGTGGGGATGATACCCGAAGGCGTATTGCGTAGCCACATGCAAATGCATTCCAACCGCCGCCGCGATACTATCTACTTCAGCATCATCAAAAATGAATGGGAGGAAAGGAGGGCCAGCTTCTTCCCGGAAATGATATAA
- a CDS encoding ribonuclease HII — protein MLKSFHQNKLIEAGCDEAGRGCLAGPVFAAAVILPKDFYHPLLNDSKQVTEEHRYELRPVIEKEAMSYAVGIVDHEVIDAINILKASFKAMHLAIDQLTTKPQLLLIDGNRFTTYAGIPHECIIQGDGIYASIAAASILAKTYRDDYMKQLHQQFPQYKWDSNKGYATLQHRTAIEEHGLSPYHRKSFQCLPSQLELDL, from the coding sequence GTGCTGAAATCTTTCCACCAGAATAAATTGATAGAAGCTGGCTGCGATGAAGCCGGCCGGGGTTGCCTGGCAGGTCCGGTATTCGCGGCTGCCGTTATCCTGCCGAAAGATTTCTATCATCCCCTGCTGAATGACTCCAAACAGGTTACAGAAGAACACCGGTATGAACTAAGGCCTGTGATAGAAAAGGAAGCGATGAGCTATGCAGTAGGTATCGTGGACCATGAAGTGATTGATGCCATTAATATTCTGAAAGCCTCCTTCAAGGCCATGCACCTGGCCATTGACCAGTTGACCACCAAGCCACAGTTGCTGCTGATTGATGGTAATCGCTTTACCACGTATGCAGGCATCCCGCATGAATGCATTATTCAGGGTGACGGTATTTATGCTTCCATAGCCGCCGCCAGTATATTGGCCAAGACCTACCGGGATGATTATATGAAGCAACTGCACCAGCAGTTTCCCCAATATAAATGGGATTCCAATAAGGGTTATGCCACCCTGCAGCACCGCACCGCTATAGAAGAGCATGGTCTGAGCCCCTACCACCGCAAGTCGTTCCAATGCCTGCCTTCCCAGCTTGAACTGGACCTGTAA
- a CDS encoding sulfite exporter TauE/SafE family protein translates to MAILGYLIAVLIGLSLGLIGGGGSIITVPVLVYLLKVEPVSATMYSLFVVGSCSLVGSAKAYKKGLVDTPVVFVFGGASMLSVFIARHYLVPLLPDYLFSIGDITVTKSTFLMLAFAFLMLVTSVSMIRAAVRPPMIPVPGQDQARKMLPLFAQGAAVGAVTGLLGAGGGFLIIPALVLFGKLPMKTAVGSSLTIMTFSSLFGFFSTLAQYTINWALLLSFTAIAVGGIFIGMKLSDKISPNSLKKGFGWFVLIVAVLVIIREIFFA, encoded by the coding sequence ATGGCAATACTGGGATACCTCATAGCTGTATTAATTGGTCTTTCATTGGGCCTGATAGGCGGTGGCGGTTCTATCATCACCGTACCGGTGTTGGTGTACCTGCTGAAAGTAGAACCTGTATCAGCTACCATGTATTCCTTATTCGTAGTAGGTAGTTGCAGCCTTGTTGGTTCTGCCAAAGCCTACAAAAAAGGGCTGGTGGATACGCCGGTAGTATTTGTTTTTGGAGGCGCTTCCATGTTATCTGTATTCATTGCGCGCCACTACCTCGTACCGCTGCTGCCGGATTACTTATTCTCCATCGGCGATATCACTGTTACCAAGTCCACTTTTCTCATGCTGGCATTTGCTTTCCTCATGCTCGTCACCTCCGTTTCCATGATCCGCGCTGCTGTCCGTCCCCCAATGATACCAGTGCCCGGACAGGATCAGGCCAGGAAGATGTTGCCGCTTTTTGCGCAGGGGGCCGCTGTAGGGGCTGTGACCGGACTGTTGGGCGCCGGTGGCGGGTTCCTTATCATTCCGGCATTGGTACTATTTGGTAAACTGCCTATGAAAACAGCCGTCGGGTCTTCACTTACCATTATGACCTTCAGTTCCTTGTTTGGCTTTTTCAGTACCCTTGCACAATATACCATCAACTGGGCACTGTTGCTCAGCTTCACCGCTATTGCCGTTGGAGGCATCTTTATTGGTATGAAATTGTCAGATAAGATATCTCCCAACTCACTTAAAAAAGGCTTTGGCTGGTTTGTGCTCATCGTGGCTGTGCTCGTTATTATCCGCGAGATCTTCTTCGCATAA